From Haloplanus vescus:
CGCTGTGTCGGTCGAGTACTTCGAGACTCATTGTTGGACCGACCCGGTTCGACCGGGTCACTCTCTCCGCCCCGGCCGAAAAACACCCTGCGTGTGTACGTTCTCAGCGTTCAGGGCCGTAGACGATGCGCGAGGGGGCTTCGTACCCACAGTCCGGACAGTCGTACCAGCGCTGTACCTTCGCTCCATCAGCTGTCTTCTCACCGACGAGGACGTCGTCGTTTGGACACTCCGGACAGTTCAGTTCGGGCGCTGGCTGCTCCCGAAGCGCATTCCGGAACGTTGTCGCCTCCTTCGTCTCGAAGCCTCGCGACCAGATCGGGTAGCCGTCGACGAGGATCGCCCCGCGCCACTTGTACCGGTATGAATCCGGCGCCCGGTGTAGAACGGCTCGCGCTCCAGTCTCGGTGTTTCGATACGCGAGTGTTGGTGTACGACTCTCCCGGGACCAGTTGGTGATCCGTGGCATTGTCAGTCAGAAGTGGACGTCTGCGGGGACAATCCAGAGTGTCTGGCTGTCTTCCTCTTCCTCGAGGACACGATCGAGCTGATCGCGATGGCGAATCCCCATCGCGTGCTGGTCGTACATCGGGATTGATGGCCCCTCGTAGGCCCCGACCTGATGGAACGCGTGTCGGGCGAGGTCCTCGTCGCGCATGATCGCCTCGTCGCTGAGCTCGTCGAGCGCCTCCTTCACGCGGTCGAGATTCCGCTGGAACTCTTCCTTGGTGGCGTTCCAGGCTCGATCGAGCAGTTCACCGCCCTCCTCTGAATTGATGGGTGCTGCCGTCGGTAGGTCTCCCCAGCGAGCCTTCCCGGCGACCGTCGTATCCTCTTCATCGAAGGTGCAGTAGTAGTCGAACACGGCGCAGCCGTGGGGGTTCGCCCCGACGAGACGGTCGAAGACTGCTTTCCCTTCGACAAGGGCGTCGTGCTGTGTCGGTGCCTCGACCAACGCGTAGATGACCATATGCATCTTTGTTCACCTTGGAGCGCCGACTCACCGGGACCTGCTCCGCTTTGTCTGCTCGGTGCGCCGGCACCCTTCGCCGGCGTTCGAAAAAACTCGCTTCGCGAGATCGCGTTCAGGAGTCGCGTGTCCGCTCGACGGTGATCGTTAGGTCGCCCGACTCGTAGTCGGCCTCGAAGTCGACGCTGAACGCATCCGATTGGTAGGCGGCGTGGTAGGCACGGTGCAGTTCGAGCGACCCGGTCGCCTTGAAGTGGAAGAACGCAGCTGAGGTGTAGGGTTTGCTCTGGGTTTCGACCTGCGTCTCGACAGAGGCCGGGAGTGCGATTTGCGGCGTGTCCGTGTCGATGCTCGCAGCGAACGCCTTCGCTTCCTCGACGGTGGCCTGCGAATGTGCGGGCGTCTCACCGGTTAGCACGTTCACGGGCGTCTCCGTGTCGTCGGTGAACAGGACATCGTGAAAGGTGCGCGTCCCGAGGACTGCGTCGGGACCGAACTCACAATCGTGGAATGGATTGTCGTCTGGTTTCTCGGGCATCCAATCACGAGCCCACGGTGGGGCTCAGTCCTTTCTGCCCCAGAAAAACACCATCTGCTTCGACGCAAATCGGCCTATGAGCGGCTAAGTGTCGCGTCCTGAGACGGTGTTTCACCGCTCGGGATGCGCAACTCCTGCCGCTTCCCGACCCACTCGCCGAGTTTCTGCTTGAGGTACTGGCGAGCAGTCGACTGGGTGAACACACCCTTGTCGACCATATCGCCGACGACGTCCTTCAGCGCCCGGAACTGCCCCTTCAGATGGCCGTCGCCGACCGGATCGCCGTCGTGCCACCGAACGGTCGCGAGCGCCCCGTTCCCGACCGTCTCACCGTGGTCGATTGTCTCCGAATCGTACTGCAGGCCGAACCACAGCGTCCGGTAGGCGGTCACCTCGAAGGTCGGTGACACCACGTAGAACGCCTCGTGATGGAGGTAGTCGAGATGGTCAGCGATGATCTCCTCGAGGGTGAGGTCGGTGGCGTGGGGCTTCGGCTCGACGACCGTCGATGGCCGGTCTTCGCCGGTGAGGTAGCCGTCGACGGCATCTGCCTCGAGGCCATCGGCCAGTTCAGCCAGCAGCTGTTTCGCCCACTTTGAGTCGGTGTTGTCGCCACCGAACGGCGACTCAGCCGAGATTCGGTGCTTGAGCTTCAGGTTCGCAGCACCCCAATGAGAGTAGTGGAGCGTGTACTGTCCGTCTGTCCGTTCGTACGCAACAAGTGCGCGGTGACCCATTTGAACACTCACCTCGCAGGGCGACCCACGACTGGATCGTCCCGCACCCCTCCCGGGGGATGAACAACGCTACTCGTCGATCGGTTCGGGGGAACTGAGGTCCGCGTAGAGAACTTCGCCGTCGCGAACGACGTACCGCTTCGCCAGCACTGGGAAGCGGCACTTCGTAAACCCCGCTGTCTGGATGTCGAGTTCCTCGTCAGCTTCGAGGTGGTCGGCGAGTTCTCGCAAGAATTCGTGGGTCACGATGCCGCCTTCGTAGTCCGGGAGGCCGTTCTCGCGCGTCTCGTACACTTCGAAATCGTCGAATCCCCAGATGGTGAGTTCGCCTTCGTCGGTGACCTCCCAGCTGAGCGTTCCGAAGCAGTAGCTCTCACAGAGTTCGCGAACTGCCTGTGGATCCGATACGATTGCGCCGGTTGACGTCGTCGCAGCTTGTAGTGTCGCCATCTCTGGGCTCGCGGGAAGCCCCGCACCCCTCTTGGGGGGTGACAAACCGACACTGGAAGTGCCCCTGGCGTCGACGGCGATGACGATCAGTCGTCTGTTGGGGCGTCTGGTCCGCTCCCGTCCTCTGGTTGCGTGAGTAGGCTCACTTCTTCCAGGAGGTCTCTTGCAGTCTCGACTCGCTCTCGATCCGCGTCGTCCAACCGCTCGACGTCGAGGCGGCTGAGATTGCTGAGTACACGATGCATCCGGTAGCCCTGTTCGACTTGCTGATTCATCGGTAGCGCCTCACCACTCGCCGGCGCGGATAGACACTCCACGTGACTGTCATCGGCGCATCAGCGTCGCCACTAGTGCTCATCGCGACGCGTTGCCGCTAGGAGGTCACTCTCACACCCGTCGTCCAGCCTACTGTCCGGGATGTGGGATGCCTCGCCGGTCGGCCGTAGTTCCTCAAAGTCAGAATATCGGTCGTACATCGGTTGGCTCACAACTTCTGTCGGTATCGCATTTCAACGTCCGGACGCCTTCGCTCGCATCGTTCTCTTGATTATGCGAGACTGTACAAACATATATGGGAGCAGGGCGCGAACACTGTCCCAAGAGGTGCCAACCATGACCGAATCCTCGCGAGATGGGGTCCAATCGTGGACTGAGTCGATGAGCGCCCGCGACCGCATTCGGGCGGTCG
This genomic window contains:
- a CDS encoding DUF7568 family protein, with amino-acid sequence MPRITNWSRESRTPTLAYRNTETGARAVLHRAPDSYRYKWRGAILVDGYPIWSRGFETKEATTFRNALREQPAPELNCPECPNDDVLVGEKTADGAKVQRWYDCPDCGYEAPSRIVYGPER
- a CDS encoding PX domain-containing protein — its product is MHMVIYALVEAPTQHDALVEGKAVFDRLVGANPHGCAVFDYYCTFDEEDTTVAGKARWGDLPTAAPINSEEGGELLDRAWNATKEEFQRNLDRVKEALDELSDEAIMRDEDLARHAFHQVGAYEGPSIPMYDQHAMGIRHRDQLDRVLEEEEDSQTLWIVPADVHF
- a CDS encoding DUF6735 family protein, which codes for MGHRALVAYERTDGQYTLHYSHWGAANLKLKHRISAESPFGGDNTDSKWAKQLLAELADGLEADAVDGYLTGEDRPSTVVEPKPHATDLTLEEIIADHLDYLHHEAFYVVSPTFEVTAYRTLWFGLQYDSETIDHGETVGNGALATVRWHDGDPVGDGHLKGQFRALKDVVGDMVDKGVFTQSTARQYLKQKLGEWVGKRQELRIPSGETPSQDATLSRS